From the Bos javanicus breed banteng chromosome 7, ARS-OSU_banteng_1.0, whole genome shotgun sequence genome, the window CCAAACCAGAGCAGGAATCTCGCTATTTCCTTGATGTCTCCCCAGCGCCTGACATCCAACGAGCGTCCCCCAAATCTTGAATTAAGTGTTTCCGTAACTTCTCCGCGCTGGCTTCTGGTCCTCAGGGTGCAGAGCCATGTAACCGATCTCCCTCACTGTACCACCGGGCTAGGAGCTCTCGCCGGAAGGAAACTACAATCCCTAGCATGCCACGCGCCCAAGTGCTGCCTCGTCTGCAGCAGCGCGCGCAGCGCGCCGGGAGTCGTAGTTCGCGCGTGCGCTCTCGCCAGGCTCCTTCTCCCAGAAGTCCTCTCGCGTCGTCCTCCTCGCCCTCCAGGCCGCTCCCGTTTAACAGGAGTGAGCTCGCCTCTGCGTCGCCTTCCGCTGTCCGCCAGCCGTCATGCTCCCCTCCGCGTTGCTCCGCCGTCCGGGTTTGGGCCGCCTCGTTCGCCAGGTCCGCCTCTACGCCGAGGCTGCCGCTGCTCAGGCCCCTGCCGCGGGTCCGGGACAGATGTCCTTCACCTTCGCCTCACCCACGCAGGTTCGGACGTCCGCGTTGCCCGGGACCCCATTCTGGACCCCTCCCCCATGTGGCCCAGGATCCGAGCCCCCAGTCCTCAGGTCGGCGACTCCCACTCCAGACCCGCGCCCCTCCTCCGTGTGATCCTGGATGCGAACTCCCAACCCTCAAGTCGGAGACCCCCGTTCCagaccctctcccctcctccatgTGGTCCGGGATCCGAGCCCCCAACCTTCGGGTCGGAGACCACCCGCATTCTGGACCTATGGTCTGGGATCCGAGCCCCCAGTTCTCGGGTCGCCTCCCCTCAGCCCCTATTTCGGCATGCATTCGTCTTCGCGAGGTTCAGAACCTGAGCCCCTTGGCCCTTCTGCCGAATTCAGTGTCTCCTCCCCTGGCGGCTCGCTGGTGGTGTTTTAACCGTATCTGCTTCCGCGAAAGCTAGGGTGTCTGGATTTCGTCCTCAAGTAGAGGAAGGTGCTGTACCCCTCCAAAACATTGGCCGCAGCGGAGCCGCCtgtgcccccctcccccgccccgcaccTGTCACTCCTGTTCTAGTTGTTTAACTACAGAGGACACCGACTGCTGGGCCTCGAGGGACTGGCCTTAGGTGACCCTTTCATCACGTGTGTTCTCTAGGTGTTCTTCAACGGCGCCAACGTCCGCCAGGTGGACGTGCCCACGCAGACCGGCGCCTTTGGCATCCTTGCAGCCCACGTGCCCACTTTGCAGGTCCTGCGGCCAGGCCTAGTTGTGGTCCACGCTGAGGATGGCACCACCTCCAAATACTTCGGTGAGTCGAGTGGGCACACAGATAGTAGGGGACGCACGTCTCAGCAGAGTGTTTTCAGTCCTGTTTTCAGGTGGCAGCTTGAGAAAGGGCGCCAGGGACATAGACCATCCCCATACGGGCAGTAGTCTAATTGTGGTTTGGGATGTAACTGCTCAGCAGTTGGGACTGACAGACTGGGGAAAGAGACCTAAGAGTGCTTGCCTGGCAGGTGCCTTTTGGAGAAGGGGTCCTTGGTTCTGTAAAGGTCTTTCACAGCATGGCTCCTGTCCAGCACTGGAATTCAGCTGGGGATCACCCCAACCTTAGCTCAGCTGCCGGGCAAAGAGAGGGGTCTCTGTCTCCGTGTCCAGCCCCCAGCGGATACACTTGTTGGCTGCCTGTCCACTTGTGTGCTGGGGCCTTTCAACCCTGGAGCCAGGTTGTAGGGTCAGCCTCCCAGCCTCACAGGGGCTGTGGGGCTGACTCTCAAGCTCCCTCTTCCTGCAGTGAGTAGCGGCTCTGTCACAGTGAATGCTGACTCCTCCGTGCAGTTACTGGCTGAGGAAGCTGTCACCTTGGACATGCTGGATCTGGGGGTGAGTGTCCTGGGGGAAGCAGGGGTTTGGTGGGAACAGGTGCCGGGCTGGGGTCCCTGCTCAGccctcacccacccccaccccctgcaggcAGCCAAAGCGAACCTGGAGAAGGCACAGTCGGAGCTGTTGGGGGCAGCGGACGAGGCCACTCGGGCTGAGATCCAAATCCGCATCGAGGCCAACGAGGCCTTGGTGAAGGCTCTGGAGTAGGCGGTGCCTGCCTCACACTGGTCCAGCTGGGAGACCTGGCCGGAGCTGGGCAAGGGTGGCCTGGCATGAAGACCCAGCTCCCCATGGGTGCAGGCTGACAGGGAGCGGGCCTGCGGGAAGCTGTCCTGTTAATAAGCCACTAGGGGGCAGCACAGTGCCAGTTTCTGCCCAGAGCGCCCCTTGGGGCCCTGCCCCTTTACGCTAAATAAACCCAGGTAAACAAGCCAGCTCTGGCAGGTTGGGTGGCTGGGGGCAAGCTGGGACACTTGCCCTGCCCGCGAGGAATGCTGTCCCCCTGGGGGGGTCTCCTGCCATCTGCACCACTGCTCTGCCCCTGCAGTGTCTGCTGCAGAGACCGCTGCTCCTAGCCACCGCCAGCAgcctgccccctgcccagcccATATTAAAGACCTAGGATCCAACTTGTTTATGCTGATTTTATCCTGCTTGGTGGTGGGCTCCGGATTCAGTCCAGCGTCTCGCTGGCTTCCTGTGTCTGCCCACTGAGGCGGGGTGCTGAATGCTAGCTTCAGCTTTCCTGGGGCCGCAGGCTGTGTCCTGAAACATCCTGAGTGTCTGCAGTaagctgggggggggggtggggacacTGCTAGTAAAACCAGGCTGGGTTCTGGTCTTCACCCCGAGAGGGTGGGGACAGGCAAAGGTCACCAAGCTGGGGCTGGGGATGGTGGGCAGGGGTGTGGTTTGCCACTTGTGGGCTGGGCCTGGGCTGCCCAGCGGACAGCAGGGCTCCACCAGGTTCCAGACTGACGTGTGCCCCGTGGGCACCCCGCCCTAGCTGCCCTGGGAAGGGGCTGGCTCTGCCTGCTCCCATGGAGGCCCCGCCCTGTGTTCGCCTGGCCTGTGGGTGGCCCCAGCTGGCCAGGCGCCCAGTCCCTGGTGGTGTTGGCACCTCCGTGGCACCCCGGCCCCTGGAATGGCCCCAGATGGGTGGGGTGGCTGGGCGGGGGCGGTCCTGGCACCTGGAAGCTTCAGTGCTATCCCACCTCCTTCAGCCAGTCATTCCTTTTTTTGCAACCGAGGGGTGTCCTGGAACTGGCTTTAGGTGGCCGGCAGGAGTCGCCTTGCCCCCTTCCTGGCCCTGGGTCCAAGCAGAGCGGGCAGGGGATTCCAGGGGAGTGAATGTGTGGGAGAGCTCGGGCCTCCCTGTGTGTCACTGGCAGCCAGAAGGTGACAGGCCACTCCAGGGCTCTTCATTGGTACGGATGGGCTGCGCGGTCTTGTGTCATGGTCCCGTGCGAATGACTGTCCCACGGCTGTTTCTGAGGCTTGGTGTCCCGGGAGCTGCCATGCCAGCTTGCAGCTCTGAAGAGGGTGTTTGTCCAGGCTTGATCCTTCTGGGCAGGTGAAGCCCAAGCAGCCGGCCCCCACTTGCCCAAGAACCCCCAGCTCAGATAAAGCTGGAACTGCTGTGGGGGCTCAGgtgcagccccccccccccccaaaggcTTAGGGCACAGATTTTCCGACTTCTGGCCAGCTCCTTATCTGGTCTATAAATAAGAGTGAGGACACGGCAGGGGGCCTGCGGAAGGAGACCATCACCGACCACTGAAGCAGCGGCCCTGACACCAGGTAACCTGCCCCCGGCATTCTGGGACTGGGACACAGCTGGGCCCCACAGTGCAGAGCAGGCCCCCTGAGGGATGGGCAAGGCTTGGATCCTGGCCTGGGGACCCCTGTGCAGATAGACTGCAGGGATGGCCAGCACAGGCCAGGTCTTGTCCTGGGGTCAGGGCACCCAGGGTGGGAGTGGTCACAGGGCCAGGAACCAGGGACCATGACCCCCTACTGAGAGTGCAGGCTAGGTGGTGCCCAAGGGCTCATCTCCTTCCCAGGAAGGGATGCCCTCATATCTGGAGTGTGCTCGCAACCTGGGACCAGCAGCCAGGTGAGAGGGGTCTTCTGAGAAGGAGAGCCTGAAGCAGGCTGATCTGGCATGTTTATCAACTTGGACTTGCAAAGCCAGGCAGGGGCTGGTCCCCTCCTGTGTGTGTGACCTTCACGAGCCCCATGCCAGGACCAGCCCACTCCCCTGCAGGCAGAGGAACCCAGCCAGGTGAGATGAGAGACCCACCTGAGGTCTCCACAACACCCCCACCCAGTGCCACCTGCTCACTTGAGGGTTCCACCTGGCCTGCCCGCCCTGGAGTCCCACTGTGCTCAGATGCTGCGGCTTCAGAGCCCACGTCCCCGATGCTGCCTCCCTGCTCTCCCTGAATGTAGGCCAACGGCCTGGTCCCACACCTGACCTTGGGGCCCTCTTTCAAGCCTCTTGTGCTTGTCGTGGACTTGCTCCTCCCTGGAGCTCTTCTGTCTCTGGCAAGCTCTTGTCCATCCCTCAGGCCCAGGCCTGATCCTGTGGGACTGGGAGTGTCTGGGTGTGCCTGTGacagggtggggggcagaggctggggggCCTTGGGTGGGAGCAGGATGAGGACTGGCTCCATCCTAGaaaggagcacagccctgggAGGGGCCCCAGGGCaagggtggaggtggaggtggttGGGTGAGATAAAGGGAGGCACAGATAAGTGGATGGGGGTGGCCTGGGGTCCCCCTCCTCTGGACAGAGAGGGCCCTGCCCTCAGTCAGGGTCACCCTTAGAAAGCCTCCTACACGAGGCAGCCTGCAAGGACAAAGCTGCAGACAAACCAATGGCTGTATGCCCTTGGTTTCATCACCTGTAAGATGGGTAGGGTGAGTACACCCACAGCCAAGGCTGGACACCAGCAGGTGAGCTAACCTAATGGGCTGATGTCGATCGCCAGGCTTAGGTGAGGGCCCTGTATCCCTGGGGTTCTGGAGAGACCTGCTGTATTTTACTCCATACCACAGGATCTCATAAAGGTCACTGCCCTCCAGAGTCACAAAGCCCAGCAGGTAATGACGGATGCACAGGGCAGGCCTGGAGCTGGTGAATCGCTCCATAAATACCCTCTGAGGTCACCGTTAAGGGatgcaggaggccagggcagcTGGCTGGGGCACCCCCACTGCAGGCAGGTGACTCGGGCCTGTTTTCCTGGACGCAGGCCGCTGACTCAGGCACCCTTTCCCGTTCCCCAATGCTGGCGCCCCCAGGCGGAAACACCGGGCCTGGGGTAGCAGGAAAGGGGCGGGGCAACAAATCCAGCCGTGCACCCCAAAACCCTATGGCGGGGGCCGGAGTGCGGGTGCCCTCAGTCGTCAGCGCTGCCGACCGTGACCCTTGATTCGTAGCATTCAAGGAGGGctacaccccgccccccaccccgcttcCCCCCGTTTAAAAGGGCGAAGCTTAGGGGGCGTGTGGCCCAGGCCGGACGGTGCCCCAGGGCCTGGCCGACAGGCAGGGGCGGGGGCCAGCCTGCGTCACCGCCCGCCCGGCCCCCCGCCCCCTGGCCACCTAAACTCCACCCCGAGGGAAGGCGGTGCGGATAAAGGCTCGGGGGCCGCCCGCTTAGCCCCAGACCGGCTCCGCCACCGCGTACTCGTCCCGGACGTGGGTACACTCAGGACAGTTGGGACCTCGGACGGGCCGCTCCCGGTGAGTGGGGGGCGGGACCTCACTGGCCGAAGAAGAGGGTTCTCACTCTAGGCTCTTAAGGGTGCCCtacttttctttgttctttgagCAGGCAGGGTTCAAGGTGTCTCCAACCCTGGGGAGCCCCTTGGGAACCGGAATGGGAAGGACTCGGCGCTGCCGGCAGAGCCCAGTCTGGACctctgcccccgccccgcccccggggcACTCCCACTCCCCGTGAGTGACCTTGAGTTAGTTTCCGTTCTGGCCTCTGTTTCCCCGACTGTGTAGCCCCAGTCTACTGACACAGAGGCTTAACGCTCTTAGGCTCCCTTAACGCCCGCAGTCCCGTCTGACTGCCCCCTACCCCGGGCTGCATCGGCGCCCCCTGCCCGGGTCTCTGGGCAGCGCTCCCGGGCGGGGCCGGCAGAGGGCGCGCCAGCGCTGCTGACTCACCGCAGCCCCGAGCGGCGCGCGCGGGCGCAGCCGGGGACGCCGCGTCACGTCACGGCTCGGGCGGGCGCGACTCGGGAAGCGGGCCCGGCCCGCGGGACGGGGGTGGGACGCGAGGTGGCACAGGCGCGGGAGGGGCCGTCCGGCAGCGGCCACGTCACCGGAGTGCAGGCCCCGCCCGCAGCTCCACCCCGTGCAGGGGCTTCAAACTTCTCGGGAAAGTGGGCGCCGCAGGCAGACCCTGCCGCGAGTCCTTCAGCGGGGACCCAGCCATGAGGCGCGGGGATCGCGTCCCGCTTCCGCTTGCAGCGGTTTCCCGGACGGGCACAGGGGGAGGCCCCGGCTTCCTACTCTTCCAGCTTTGGGCCGCCGCCTTATCCCACGGCAAACCACCCCAACCCGGGGTCCCGGGCCCCGAGCGCCCCGCCGCCCGCCCTTTGTTGAGGGTCCCGGCCTTATGAATGGctgcggcggggcggggcgcgggtgGGGGCGGGCCGGAGcggcgccggccccgcccccgccgcacTCCGCTTGGCCGCCGGGtcgggggcggggagaggggcggGCCCGCGCGGCCACGTGGGGCGGTGCCTCGGCGGCTCCCATTGGCCGGACCGCGCTGCCGACTGGGCTTTCGGCGCACGCTGATTGGTCGGCGCGGGCCGGCGGAGTAAGTAGTGAATGGGAGGGGGCGGCGGCCCCGCCCCTCGGAACGTTGATAcattataacttttttttctgttactttcaCCCCCAGATCctctggcggcggcggcggcgacggctGTTGCTAAGGGAGGGGACGCGAGGGGAAGCACGGCCCGAGTAGCAGACATCCTTGAGCGTGGCTGGGTGAGCGGCGCCCCCTTCTCTGGGACCCTTCCCCGAGCCCGCCGCCCTGGAAAGGAGTTGGGAGTGTAGTCCCCACCTAGGAAGGCGCCCCGGCGAGCCGACGCGACCTCGGAGCTCCACTCGGATTTCTGATTCCTGATTCGCTTTCCACTCCTGGGAGCTTCTCCAAAGGGACGCTCGGTGCCCTCCGCTTCCAGGGACGCAGAGGAAACCAGTTTGGGATCTCTTCCCCCAACCCGCCCTGCCCGGAGGCGCGGCGAGAATTGGCGGCGCCCCGCGGACCCCAGCCCCTCAGCGCGGGCCGGGGATGGAGCCGCAGCCCGGCGGCGCCCGGAGCTGCCGGCGCGGGGCCCCCGGCGGCGCCTGCGAGCTGAGCCCGACGGCCGAGACGGCGCCCATGAGCCTGGCCATCCACAGCACGACAGGCACCCGCTACGAGCTGTCGGTGCCCCCCGACGAGACGGTGGAGGGGCTGCGCAAGCGGCTGTCCCAGCGCCTCAAAGTGCCCAAGGAGCGCCTGGCGCTGCTCCACAAAGACACGTAGGTACCGCGCGCCCCCAGCCCCCGCGCCGCCCCCTCGGGCCCCGGCCCCGGGGCGGGAACAAAGAGCGCGCCGCTCGGGGAAGGAAGGGGGCGGCCAGACGGGGTACGGGGGCGCGCCGCGCGCTCACGGGCGCCCTCTGCTCGGCCTGCGTGTCtcggccccctcccccgcccgggGTCGCTGCACAAAGGCGGTTGCGAGGGCGCCTCGGGTCGGGCTTAGGCGGCGTCCCCCACGGGAAGGCAGGAGGCCCGGAAGGAGTAGGGGTCCCagctgcgggggtggggggctctgcGGGGGCCTCCTCTGCCTGCGACCTGCCGGCTTCCGCATCTGTTCAGCGGCCCCCTTTGCGTCTGGCTGTTTCACCCCCCACTCGCGTCTCTCTGCCCCCCTTTGTTCTCGCCACCGAGCGCTCTCCGCAGTCTACCCCTCCCCCCTGCCATTTAAATCGCCTC encodes:
- the ATP5F1D gene encoding ATP synthase subunit delta, mitochondrial; the encoded protein is MLPSALLRRPGLGRLVRQVRLYAEAAAAQAPAAGPGQMSFTFASPTQVFFNGANVRQVDVPTQTGAFGILAAHVPTLQVLRPGLVVVHAEDGTTSKYFVSSGSVTVNADSSVQLLAEEAVTLDMLDLGAAKANLEKAQSELLGAADEATRAEIQIRIEANEALVKALE